A stretch of the Brevundimonas sp. MF30-B genome encodes the following:
- the purC gene encoding phosphoribosylaminoimidazolesuccinocarboxamide synthase, translating to MNAKRKKLYEGKAKILYEGPEPGTLIQYFKDDATAFNAQKKATLEGKGVINNQISEFIMSRLNGIGVTNHFIKRLNLREQLIREVEIIPLEVVCRNIVAGSMSQRLGIEEGTPLPRSIIEFYLKKDELGDPMVTEEHITAFNWASTQELDDMLAMTVRVNDYLSGMFGAVGITLVDFKIEFGRVWENDFARVLLADEISPDSCRLWDATTGEKLDKDRFRRDLGNVIESYTEVARRLGIMKGMPTVIQGGLH from the coding sequence ATGAACGCCAAGCGCAAGAAGCTCTACGAGGGCAAGGCCAAGATCCTTTACGAAGGACCCGAGCCCGGCACCCTGATCCAGTACTTCAAGGACGACGCCACCGCCTTCAACGCCCAGAAGAAGGCCACGCTGGAAGGCAAGGGCGTCATCAACAATCAGATCAGCGAATTCATCATGTCGCGCCTGAACGGCATCGGCGTGACCAACCACTTCATCAAGCGGCTGAACCTGCGCGAACAGCTGATCCGCGAGGTCGAGATCATTCCGCTGGAAGTGGTGTGCCGCAACATCGTCGCCGGCTCGATGAGCCAGCGTCTGGGCATCGAGGAAGGCACGCCCCTGCCCCGCTCGATCATCGAATTCTACCTCAAGAAGGACGAGCTCGGCGACCCGATGGTCACCGAGGAGCACATCACCGCCTTCAACTGGGCCTCGACCCAGGAGTTGGACGACATGCTGGCCATGACGGTGCGCGTGAACGACTATCTGTCGGGCATGTTCGGCGCCGTCGGCATCACCCTGGTGGACTTCAAGATCGAGTTCGGCCGCGTCTGGGAGAACGACTTCGCCCGCGTCCTGCTGGCCGACGAGATCAGCCCCGACAGCTGCCGACTGTGGGACGCCACAACCGGCGAGAAGCTGGACAAGGATCGCTTCCGTCGCGACTTGGGCAATGTGATCGAGAGCTACACCGAGGTCGCGCGCCGCCTGGGCATCATGAAGGGCATGCCGACCGTGATCCAGGGGGGACTGCACTGA
- a CDS encoding DUF1476 domain-containing protein, whose translation MTTFDDREKAFEAKFALDQEQEFKAIARRNKMLGLWAAEKMGLSAESAEQYANAVVRADFEQPGDDDVFRKIAGDIKGSGLSVSEGEILSKMDEFASMARDSIRAGE comes from the coding sequence ATGACCACCTTCGACGATCGGGAAAAGGCCTTCGAAGCCAAATTCGCCCTCGATCAAGAGCAGGAGTTCAAGGCTATCGCGCGCCGGAACAAGATGCTGGGTCTGTGGGCCGCCGAGAAAATGGGTCTGTCGGCCGAGAGCGCCGAGCAGTACGCCAACGCCGTAGTCAGAGCCGATTTCGAGCAGCCGGGCGACGACGACGTGTTCCGCAAGATCGCCGGCGACATCAAGGGCTCGGGCCTGAGCGTGTCCGAGGGCGAAATCCTGTCCAAGATGGACGAGTTCGCCTCCATGGCCCGGGATTCGATCCGCGCCGGCGAGTAG
- a CDS encoding fasciclin domain-containing protein has translation MKITRFGAAAVSTAALLALAACGDNTQTPATDAAPADDMAMAPATTDPMVGGAAMSPNDNIVANASKASNLTTLVSAVQAAGLVETLQGPGPFTVFAPDNGAFEKIPADTREGLMQPAQRDALRGILTYHVVPGRLTAADIAAQAQANNGVATLTTVQGDTLTVRDAGGGRWTITDGAGGTSTITQADVGQSNGVVHVIDTVLMPA, from the coding sequence ATGAAGATCACCCGCTTCGGCGCCGCCGCCGTATCGACTGCCGCCCTGCTGGCCCTGGCCGCGTGCGGCGACAACACCCAGACGCCCGCCACGGACGCCGCGCCGGCCGACGACATGGCCATGGCCCCGGCCACGACCGATCCCATGGTCGGCGGCGCCGCCATGAGCCCCAACGACAACATCGTCGCCAACGCCTCCAAGGCCTCGAACCTGACGACCCTTGTCAGCGCGGTCCAGGCGGCCGGCCTCGTCGAGACCCTGCAGGGTCCGGGCCCCTTCACCGTCTTCGCGCCCGACAACGGCGCCTTCGAAAAGATCCCGGCCGACACCCGTGAAGGCCTGATGCAGCCGGCGCAGCGCGACGCCCTGCGCGGCATTCTGACCTATCACGTGGTGCCCGGCCGCTTGACCGCCGCCGACATCGCCGCCCAGGCCCAGGCCAACAACGGCGTGGCCACCCTGACCACCGTCCAGGGCGACACCCTGACCGTGCGCGATGCGGGCGGCGGCCGTTGGACCATCACCGACGGCGCCGGCGGAACCTCGACCATCACCCAGGCTGATGTCGGCCAGTCGAACGGCGTTGTTCACGTCATCGATACGGTGCTGATGCCCGCGTAA
- the purB gene encoding adenylosuccinate lyase has product MISRYSRPEAVALWSQETKYSIWFEIEAHAATKMAELGVIPTEAAQALWSKGKDVVWDADRIDEIERTTKHDVIAFLTHVSETAGEEARFLHQGMTSSDVLDTCFAVQLARATDLLLGGVDRVLAALETRAKEHKYTVTVGRSHGIHAEPVTFGLKLAGYHAEFQRARRRLVTAREEIATCAISGAVGTFANVDPAVEDYVAEKMGLAVEPVSTQVIPRDRHAAYFAALGVVASSIERLATEIRHLQRTEVLEAEEFFDKGQKGSSAMPHKRNPILTENLTGLARLVRSAVTPAMENVALWHERDISHSSVERGIGPDATIHLDFALHRLAGVVERLNIYPENMQKNLDRLGGLVFSQRVMLALTQAGVSREDAYAAVQENAMKVWRGEGRFIDFLKADDRVTLPAGDLEALFDLGYHTKHVDTVFRRVFGAE; this is encoded by the coding sequence ATGATCAGTCGTTACTCACGCCCCGAAGCCGTCGCCCTGTGGTCGCAAGAGACCAAGTACTCGATCTGGTTCGAGATCGAGGCCCACGCCGCCACCAAGATGGCCGAACTGGGCGTCATTCCGACCGAGGCGGCGCAGGCCCTGTGGTCCAAGGGCAAGGACGTGGTGTGGGACGCCGACCGCATCGACGAGATCGAGCGCACCACCAAGCATGACGTCATCGCCTTCCTGACCCATGTGTCGGAGACGGCGGGCGAGGAAGCCCGCTTCCTGCACCAGGGCATGACGTCGTCGGACGTGCTGGACACCTGTTTCGCGGTCCAGCTGGCGCGCGCCACCGACCTGCTGCTGGGCGGCGTCGACCGCGTTCTGGCGGCGCTGGAGACTCGCGCCAAGGAACACAAATACACCGTCACCGTCGGACGCTCGCACGGCATCCACGCCGAACCGGTGACTTTCGGCCTGAAGCTGGCCGGCTACCACGCCGAGTTCCAGCGCGCCCGTCGCCGCCTGGTCACGGCGCGCGAAGAGATCGCCACCTGCGCCATCTCCGGCGCCGTCGGCACCTTCGCCAATGTCGATCCGGCGGTCGAAGACTATGTCGCGGAAAAAATGGGGCTGGCCGTCGAGCCGGTCTCGACCCAGGTCATTCCGCGCGACCGGCACGCCGCCTATTTCGCCGCCCTCGGCGTCGTGGCTTCGTCCATTGAGCGCCTGGCCACCGAAATCCGCCATCTGCAGCGCACCGAGGTGCTGGAGGCCGAGGAGTTTTTCGACAAGGGTCAGAAGGGCTCGTCGGCCATGCCGCACAAGCGCAACCCGATCCTGACCGAGAACCTGACCGGCCTGGCGCGCCTGGTGCGTTCGGCCGTGACGCCGGCGATGGAGAATGTCGCCCTGTGGCACGAGCGCGACATCAGCCACTCGTCGGTCGAGCGCGGCATCGGGCCGGACGCCACCATCCACCTGGACTTCGCCCTGCATCGCCTGGCCGGCGTGGTCGAGCGGCTGAACATCTATCCCGAGAACATGCAGAAGAACCTGGACCGCCTGGGCGGCCTGGTCTTCTCGCAACGGGTCATGCTGGCCCTGACGCAGGCAGGGGTGTCGCGCGAGGACGCCTATGCCGCCGTTCAGGAGAACGCCATGAAGGTCTGGCGCGGCGAAGGCCGCTTCATCGACTTTCTGAAAGCCGACGACCGCGTCACTCTCCCTGCCGGCGATCTCGAGGCCCTGTTCGATCTCGGCTACCACACCAAACATGTCGACACCGTGTTCCGGCGCGTCTTCGGGGCCGAATAG
- the purL gene encoding phosphoribosylformylglycinamidine synthase subunit PurL produces MSAPEKTTAELAAEYGLAPNEYQVLLDRLGREPNQVELGVFSVMWSEHCSYKSSKTQLMKFPVTGERVICGPGENAGVIDIDDGDACIFKMESHNHPSYIEPYQGAATGVGGIMRDVFTMGARPVALLNALRFGDPSHEKSRRLVKGVVAGIGGYGNCVGVPTVAGETNFHKGYNGNILVNAMCVGLARADEIYYSAAPEAGHDVVYFGSKTGRDGIHGATMSSTEFDDESESKRPTVQVGDPFAEKLLIEATLELMASGAVAAIQDMGAAGLTSSSVEMAGKGGVGVELDLDKVPQRETGMTAYEMMLSESQERMLAVLKPGREADGHRIFQKWGLDFAVIGKTTDTGHLVLKHHGETVCDVPLAPLFDDAPLYDRPWVQPELHPRLAPADVPAPESWADAVLNVVCCPDMASKRWIWEQYDRHVMADTLHDSATGADAGIVRVHGTDKGLAVTSDCTPRYVQNDPYEGGKQAVAEAWRNLTAVGSRPIAITDNLNFGNPQRPEIMGQIVRATDGMAEACRALDFPVVSGNVSLYNETNGVAIPPTPTVGAVGLLPNYDVAAGFGGLAEGEVLVLIGETVGELGASLYLRELLGREDGAPPPVDLALERKTGDFVRGLIESGDLTCVHDLSDGGLIGAAADMALASDVGVELDATSATHAHIFLFGEDQARYLVGVSDPTDLIARAQAAGLHASVVGRAVGRDFSSGELFRIPLDHMREMHESWMPNWIEG; encoded by the coding sequence ATGAGCGCGCCCGAAAAGACCACCGCCGAACTCGCCGCCGAATACGGCCTGGCACCCAATGAGTATCAGGTCCTGCTGGACCGGCTGGGCCGCGAGCCCAACCAGGTCGAACTGGGCGTCTTCTCGGTCATGTGGTCCGAGCACTGCTCCTACAAATCCTCCAAGACACAGCTGATGAAGTTCCCCGTCACGGGTGAGCGCGTCATCTGCGGCCCAGGCGAGAACGCCGGCGTCATCGACATCGACGACGGCGACGCCTGCATCTTCAAGATGGAAAGCCACAACCATCCCTCCTACATCGAGCCCTATCAGGGCGCGGCGACGGGCGTGGGCGGCATCATGCGCGATGTCTTCACCATGGGCGCGCGCCCGGTGGCCCTGCTGAACGCGCTGCGCTTCGGCGATCCCAGCCACGAGAAGTCCAGGCGTCTGGTCAAGGGCGTGGTCGCCGGCATCGGCGGCTACGGCAACTGCGTCGGCGTGCCGACCGTCGCGGGGGAAACGAACTTCCACAAGGGCTACAACGGCAACATCCTGGTCAACGCCATGTGCGTCGGCCTGGCCCGCGCCGACGAGATCTATTACTCGGCCGCGCCGGAAGCCGGTCATGACGTGGTGTACTTCGGCTCCAAGACCGGCCGCGACGGCATCCACGGCGCGACCATGTCCTCGACCGAGTTCGACGACGAATCCGAGTCGAAGCGCCCCACCGTCCAGGTCGGCGACCCCTTCGCCGAAAAGCTGCTGATCGAGGCCACGCTGGAGCTGATGGCGTCGGGCGCCGTGGCCGCCATTCAGGACATGGGCGCGGCGGGCCTGACCTCTTCCTCGGTCGAAATGGCCGGCAAGGGCGGCGTCGGCGTCGAGCTGGACCTGGACAAGGTGCCTCAGCGCGAAACCGGCATGACCGCTTATGAGATGATGCTGTCGGAAAGCCAGGAGCGGATGCTGGCGGTCCTGAAGCCCGGCCGCGAGGCCGACGGCCACCGCATCTTTCAGAAATGGGGCCTGGACTTCGCCGTCATCGGCAAGACCACCGACACCGGCCATCTGGTCCTGAAGCACCACGGCGAAACCGTCTGCGACGTGCCCCTGGCTCCGCTGTTCGACGACGCGCCGCTATACGACCGCCCTTGGGTCCAGCCCGAACTGCATCCGCGCCTCGCGCCCGCCGACGTGCCGGCCCCCGAGAGCTGGGCCGACGCCGTGCTGAACGTCGTCTGCTGCCCCGACATGGCCTCCAAGCGCTGGATCTGGGAGCAGTACGACCGCCACGTCATGGCCGACACCCTGCACGACTCGGCCACCGGGGCCGACGCCGGCATCGTGCGCGTCCACGGCACCGACAAGGGCCTGGCCGTCACCTCGGACTGCACCCCCCGCTATGTCCAGAACGATCCCTACGAGGGCGGCAAGCAGGCCGTGGCCGAGGCCTGGCGCAACCTGACCGCCGTGGGCAGCCGTCCCATCGCCATCACCGACAACCTGAACTTCGGCAATCCGCAGCGCCCCGAGATCATGGGCCAGATCGTCCGCGCCACCGACGGCATGGCCGAGGCCTGCCGGGCGCTGGACTTCCCCGTCGTGAGCGGCAACGTCAGCCTCTATAACGAGACCAACGGCGTCGCCATTCCGCCGACCCCGACGGTCGGCGCCGTGGGCCTGCTGCCCAACTATGACGTGGCGGCCGGTTTCGGCGGCCTGGCCGAGGGCGAGGTCCTGGTCCTGATCGGCGAGACGGTCGGCGAACTGGGCGCCAGCCTGTATCTGCGCGAGCTCCTGGGCCGCGAAGACGGCGCTCCGCCGCCCGTCGACCTGGCCCTGGAGCGCAAGACCGGCGACTTCGTGCGCGGCCTGATCGAGAGCGGCGACCTGACCTGCGTGCACGACCTGTCGGACGGCGGCCTGATCGGCGCGGCCGCCGACATGGCCCTGGCGTCGGACGTCGGCGTCGAGCTGGACGCCACCAGCGCCACCCACGCCCACATCTTCCTCTTTGGCGAGGACCAGGCCCGCTATCTGGTCGGCGTCTCGGACCCGACCGACCTGATCGCCCGCGCCCAGGCCGCCGGCCTGCACGCTTCGGTCGTCGGCCGCGCCGTCGGCCGCGACTTCTCGTCCGGCGAACTGTTCCGCATCCCGCTGGATCATATGCGCGAGATGCACGAAAGCTGGATGCCGAACTGGATCGAAGGATGA